Proteins encoded in a region of the Cherax quadricarinatus isolate ZL_2023a unplaced genomic scaffold, ASM3850222v1 Contig3, whole genome shotgun sequence genome:
- the LOC128704588 gene encoding uncharacterized protein — protein sequence MFFNDENPVSSSTITSESSSQEEMLEAAAVRRRQRNRDSAKNYRERQRIEMEKLETDLARTQDVNERGRRALRRMKNENQKESEKVSNLERQEESVREEGRTKKRILREKKIKKMMLRHQGELVLETLPDNDPLKSYLSDLLSRYTPVYHQ from the exons ATGTTCTTCAACGATGAGAATCCAGTATCATCATCGACCATAACAAGTGAATCCTCCTCCCAGGAGGAGATGCTGGAAGCAGCAGCAGTCAGACGCAGACAAAGAAACAGGGATtctgcaaagaattacagagagagacaaagaat AGAAATGGAGAAACTAGAGACAGACTTGGCCAGAACTCAGGATGTCAATGAAAGAGGGAGAAGGGCTCTGAGACGAATGAAAAATGAGAACCAGAAAGAAAGTGAGAAAGTAAGCAACTTAGAGAGACAAGAAGAGTCtgtgagggaagaaggaagaaccAAGAAAAGGATTCTACGagagaagaaaattaagaaaatgaTGTTGAGACATCAGGGTGAGTTAGTGTTGGAAACTTTACCAGATAATGACCCACTTAAATCTTATTTAAGTGACCTACTGAGTCGTTATACGCCTGTTTATCATCAGTAA